The genomic segment cccaatcaatctgtgcagtctctttcagggagcgatgaacctggagtctaagatccctctgatcatcaacactgttcagggttttgcatttaacagtgtactgtctcatacattcgaccgaccgagctgccaagatgatcatcactaatcaaatctcactgagatttctcaggtcctgttgaatttattgccaagtgcacaagtacgggaaggtacaggtacagagaaacactgacttgtggcagcatcacaggcaagtacattcagataacacacggaacacaaattatacgattctctgtcagtcacaatctataaatacgttttatgtcattaacaatatataaaatacattgtgtcaggatcaatattaaaatgggaattttgtgtcaataacaaacttggaaatgttgaatttggtccctgtttccattcctcctgtagtccacaaccagctcctctgtttttgtcaccatgagggagaggttgtgttcttcacaccactgtgttggggtgatgacttcttctctgtaggctgccttgttattatttgagattaggccaatcagtgtagtgtcgtcagcaaatgtaattagcagattggagctgtgggtggcgacacaagtcatgggaATACAGGGAGTAAAAGAGGGGGCCAAGGAAACAGCCCTGTGGGGTATGtgtcctgagggtcagagagacaggggtgagggagcccactctttccacctgccagcgatctgacaggaagtccaggatccagctacacaaggcagggtgaaggctgaggtctctgagcttcttgtcaatacttcacgccttcgtatggctactgctctgcccatgactgcaaggaactgcagagaactttggagagcagagaacatcagagaaacaagcctcccctccatggactcttcctgcaCTCCCCCTGCATCGGAAAAGCAGGCCATgcactcaaagatcctcacaacctggacattcttgctgcattcctccccattttaattgtgtggaaatattagacagactgagcttctgctttggaacctcagaaggaaacttaactgaaCTATTGTCATTCCTGAGGAATGCaggtaaatagaaaaggcttcaatctcacattacgatctgcggtaactgggatcaggtgaccggtggtgcttctcccatatcaatatcagaatcaggtttaatagcaccggcaaatgtcatgacattcgttgtctctgcggcagcagtaggacctgattcataacaatagattttaataATGATGAATTACAATAATGTACATATTAAATAGGTAAATTACGTAAGTGgtgcaaaacaaaaattaaaaaaatgtaataaactcttttaattgtgtggaagttCTGGAGCAATTCTTAACTAAACTGTACACATTCATGAGAAACTCTGAAAAATagaaaaggctaaattctcaAATGAATGGCTCTGTGTTAAATGTTTGACCAacatggtgactgaaggcagctgcaggttcatgagggactgttactgtcagtttctgcagttcttgcggatgctcatcgcacccaggactgaaccctgatcactgagtattggaggagtccgttctgctgatgttagccttaaactagactggtgtttaatattgtggatctgtgaaagataaatcagttctgtatcaaatcccgtgtctcaggtacttactgtctctaccacactcacaataTACACTAGAGAGTCctctcggcccatctggtccctgcccatgtttctgttccatatcagtatatcaaaatctatccctgccgttcccctctcactctccctgtgatgacagggtgcaactagtcaccactccgtgggataggagatttcccttgaatttcagagaatcatagaaatctacagcacattacagacactTTGGCTCAAAATGATGTGacaaccatgtaacttactctagaacctgcctagaattaccctaccacatagccccctattttcttaatctccatgtacctatataagagtctcttaaaagaccctattgtgtccgccTCTATCACCGTcgcaggcagtacattccacacacacaccacactttgtttaaaaaatgtagctctgacatctcctctgtacctactgccaagcaccttaagcctatgtccccttgtgttagccgtttcagccctgggaagaagcctctggctattGACACGACCAAGGCCTcccatcatcctatacacctgcatgaatttcctgcatgcttcTGTCCAGGCTGAATAACGCGATGagctctctgtggttttaacgTTCTTCGGGGCTCTGGACTAAGGTGGTTAAGCTCCTTCTTCCCTGAtcttttcaatgttttgtgtcattttcactcatttcaaaggtctgtgcctcagacagctgggttacTTGAATgagcctctaaagtctgacagcagatgagcgagtgaatcttcgatggtgtagagtcagaaaccaaaAAGTTAACAGCCTGAGTCAGGCCTTTGGGGCTCCAGGAAGAGATGGGAATTAAGAGTTTACAAGgacaaggaggaagaggaatccaaCCAGCAGAATatggctacaaatgaaagatcagaaacactttgaaactgtttgattgaaaaaaaaggtggttaatttcagcaaagtactggaggaaatcaacagatcaggcagcaaatgtggagaggaataaatagacaacatttaggccgagccccttcagcatgcccAGACTGTGTACTACTCTGctgagttgctgcctgaactgcagagttcctccagcattttgtgtgtatttgtttacatTTCCATCAacagtagaatctcttgtgttgtatatctgcatttgtaacaaggttctactttggcattaaaCACGCGGAAAGCTTGTTGACATTAAGTGTATTGCTTATGGGAGCTGCTTTCTGCATTAAAAGAGCTGCCGAGTTTCCTACACAAAAAAACTACTGAGGTATGGACATGGAACCGGTGCTTGCAGATATTTTTAATGGCTCCGTGATTACCCAGAAAGCTCTGCGAGAATTTTCgccgtcgctgaagcaccgattGAATGCACAGGCTGTTCccgaatatcgcgcatgcgcgcGATACACAAAGGCCTTGAGGAATCGGCACCAGGTAAGAGATATTCCCCGGCTGCGGGTAAGGGTTTTCAACACCGAATTCGGGACAATTGCTGTGAGCTCCGGACACCGTGAACcgtaatcccgggacagtcctgttctcttccctctctctcagcaccACGATCCGTACatgggccccggggagcttccggctgatgagggaatgggatccgatggatctctcagacagagctgagctccagctgtctaaatgcaaggattaggaactcggagaaagggaacaaaatctttttcaTCAGCAGGTGAGAAAACCACCTCCGTTCTGCCttcaatcacaaacgagaaaacctgcagatattgaaaatccaagcaacacacacaaattgctggaggaattcagcattagtactcttttccataaatgctgcctggcctgctgagttcctccagcattttgtgtgtgttgcttgttctacctcctcttgttctggacctctCTACACGTgggaacatgttttgacccattcactctgggtacataatgatatcaaacacctttgtcctgggcaacaagtagctttcacatcacaaatgtgccagactccaatgagacagactactgccctttccttcatattcattggccgcCAGTcccctgggggagggttcaggggaaatatttatgtacaagacagaaactggtgttacctgtgtgtattgaggcaatgcaaaagttgctggagaatttgcaagtgggaggaagtggagtaatatttggaaatctgactttttaaagcatcatttagcgagcaaatcagatatggacggtgtgcaaaaggtctggtgagaaaatccttcataaccctctacaggcctgctatataggttgtgtgagagtgcagatgaactcgatcaaacccagaggagatcaaagttctcatttgctagctgttaaaataaatacctctctatttaaagttcagtgtgcacatgttgttgtcaatgGGTAAAACTGCACAGGCAAGATTTTTTGGCACaccggtcattacaaattagatgggacattggtgggaaggtggggagacttccagtgtccttgacaccctcacctacaagatgtgcatccagctgcagcttgtaaccccacacgttagggagttggagctggaaatggttgaattccagatcatccaggagttggtgagggtgatagatatgacatgaagagaggtgaattCTCACCCACAGGaatctgggtgagagtcaggaaggggaatgaggttaattAGCCgttgcagagtactcttgttgccatcccacacaacaacactttagaaactgttgggggggggagggataacCTGGCAGGGGAGTGTCAAAGagctgataggggatttgttagcaGAGAtcaaatatcctagtggtaaggcttgctagtgctagtgtgtggtgggggaggggtggtggtggttaaactaaatttgcagaggGGATTGGAgtcagaatgccagaacagatagtggagagggtgaattgaaatgACATGCATCTTTAATtaacatgaggagtagaaatctttacattacttctctatctaaatgtgcaatgtgtaatttctagtaatttataataaatagttagtacataggacagtcattaaaacatagaaatacaattgcatcagcatgaattaatcagtctgatgacctggtgaaaGGAACTGTCCAGGGGCCTGTTgggcctggcttttatgctgtggtaccatttcccagatggtagcagctggaacagtttgtggttggggtgactcaggtccccaataatccttcgggcttttttacgcacctgtctctgtaaatgtcctgaatagtgggaagttcacatctacagatgcgctgggctgtctgcaccactctctgcagagtcctgcgattgagggaagtacagttcccagaccaggcagtgatgcagccagtcaggatgctctcaattgtgccccggtAGAAAGATCTTCCATACCAAACTTCATCAAGCATCTGAGGTGGAAGAGGCGCACAGCCACATgacacacagccagtatgtacagaccacatgagttcctcggtgatgtttatgccgaggaacttaaagctgttcaccctctcaaccccagatcgattgatgtcaataggggtcagcctgtctccattcctcctgtcatccacaatcagttcctttgtttttgtgacattgagggagagggtgCTTTCTTTACActcagacagatgttgttcagacaaagtcagcaatcaaatggttgagcatggtgtgatgaatgtgctgagctgtgtatatcacaatgcaggaAACGtcataggaaagccagatgagctcaggacagggaatcatgatattgtagccattactgggacttggttgcacccaacagtctgagggatttagaggaacacattTCTAGAGAGATTGCAccccatgccaagaaacaaaggtggattcagtaagtgattataactttccatatgttgactgggactcccatacttaaaaggactagatggggtagagtttgtcaaatgtgcccctaattagggctggtgacagaaattagtgattatAATGCTATTAGATCTaaagtaattatggaaaaagagaggtctagaccatgagttgagattctaaattggagaaaggttaattttgatggtatcagaaaggatctagagGAACAGATTTGTCAAGAGATTGCAGAATATGCCAAGAAACAAATATTGatatagtaagtgattttaactttccaaatattgactgggtctcccatactgtcaaAGGTCTagctggggtagagtttgtcaattgTGGCCTCAATCAGCAAGTAGAGTTCCcaatgtagaagtgtgcaataagctgttaggaaatgatccagggctggtgatggaaattagtgtatgggaacactttgtatctagtgatcataatgccatgagattcaaagtaaatatggaaaaagagaagtCAGGACCATGGGTTGAGTTTGTAAATTGGAGAACGgtcaattttaatggtatcagaaaggatctgacaagtgtggtttgtgacaggctgttttctggcaaaggagtacttggtaagtgggaattcTTCAGAAGTGCAATCTTGAATGTGCAGAGTTTGTGTGTGCCTGCCAAATTAAAAGTTGAAAGGTCACTGGTGCAGGGGTCcctgattttcaagagatattgaggccccggatattttgttcctctaaatgcctcagacttttgGGTGCAACCAAGAAACATTAATGGTTACAAATCATAATTCAATGCCCTGAGcatatctcattttttttttttagttgtcttctgtaagTTTTAAAAAACTTTGCAATAGTTTTTGTtctattatttgccctctctttggcttttatgttggctttggcttctcatttcagccatggtggtgtcctcctgcctttacaatgcttccatttctttgggatgtatctatcactcagctctcaaattgctcccagaatctccagccattgctgctttgttgTCATTCCTACCAGTTTCCCCTGACAATCAAATTTGCCCAGCTCCTCTGTCATAGGGACACGGAGAAGTTCCATGGAACAGGCCATTAAGCCCATTTAGACAATGCCAAAAATACTTAAACTCTAATGCAATGTCCtacactgggaccacagccctccatacccctaccatccaggtacctatccaaacttctcttaaatggtgaaatcgagctggcatgaatcacttgtgctggcatctcattccacactgtcacgagCATTTCAGTGAAGAGTTTTTTCACATGTTCCCCTTGACTTTTCACCTTcctcacttacccatgacctccagttgttgtcccacccaacctcagtggaaaaagcctgctgcgtttaccctatctctaccttcataattgtgtatacttccaacaaatcctcagagcaatgtataatttccttgtttatgtttagagcatTTTTTacgtgtgtaagatgatgaggggtattgatcatgtggatagccagaggctttttcccagtgctgaaatggctaacgcgatggggcacagtgttaaggtgcttgaaaatatGTACCaatgggatgtcagaggtaagttttgcacacagagagtagtggatgcatggaatgcacggCCAGcagcggtggtagaggcagatacaatagggtcttttaagagactcggataggtacatggagcttagaaaaatagagggctatgatttagggaaattccaggcagtttctggagtaggtatCAGgattggcagaacattgtgggccgaagggcctacaaTATGTTGTAGATTTCTCATTCCTATGTTAAACAGCAaaacaacattggctgttctccaatcctctggtacctccccctatcactaaggatgatttaattatctctgctagggcctcaacaatttctgcacttacctccTGTCGAGAccaagggagcaccttgtcatgccctggagatttatccaccctaatctgcctcaggatagcaagcaTCTCCTcttttaatctgtacagggtccatgatgtTAATGCTGTTGCCCacacttccatagactctgtgtccatctcctgggtAAATAGAGATGATCTTCCCCGTCTGCATTGGTTCcaaacatggattaccattctggtcttccagaggaccaactttgtcccttgcaatactTTTACTCTTAATCTATCTCTCGAATCACTTaggattatccttcatctttcctgtgagggcaacctcatgccttctttcagccatcctGATTTACTTCTTCtttgttctcttgcatttattCTTCATAAGAACCTACCCGCTATCCCTATTATGTAACTCCCTCCATTTTGTGCTCAATACCaatgtctcaatatctcttggaaaccaaggttccctatagtttctatctttaccttttattctgacaagcacatacccgcTTTGTACTTACAAAATATTGCTTTGAAGGCCTCAATTTACGAAGCACACCTTTGCcgtaaagcagcctgtcccagtccacagttgccagatcctagtgtcataattcagATCCATACCCTGAacacatccacctttcctacgatgctccttgtattgaaatatatagggctcagcatattcactgcaccatgctcaactttttcattcctgactttgtctgaggtctgaacaacatctgtttcCACAACCCCTCCATTATCTGTTCTGTTATCCAGGCTCCCATTCACCCTGCAACTTCAGTTTAAACACCACCctacccccaactcccaccatacAACTCtgtcacccctttggctttcatctcccagatcaataaaaaggaggtgcataccaggtacaggcagataggaacaaatggggtacttatgaaatacaggaaattcaagttaaaataaaagaaggcatgaggttgccccagcagacaagatTTAGGAGACTCCTCAGTGATTCTGCagacatgttaagagcaaaaagattgcaaggggaaaattaatcctctggaagatcagaatgataatccatatgaggagaccaaGTAGATGGGGGAGATagtttttttgcatccgtatttacacAGGAGttggacacagtctatagaagtgaggcaaagcagcatcgactTCATGAACCCtggacagattacagaggtggaggtgtttgctgtcttaaggcaaattaccatggataaatccccagggtctgataagttgttccctgggaccctgcggaagacaagtgcagaaattatcAGGGCCCAAGcacaaatatttaaatcatcctcagtgtcaggtgaggtaccggaggactgggGGACAGCCAAtattgttccactgttcaagaaaggctctaaaaataaactaagaaATTGTATGATGgcgagcttgacatcagtagagggaaagttattggaatgtatgtgcaggaaccggatatataagtatttggatagatgtggactgattaaggatagacagcatggctttgtgcacggtaggtcatgtctaacaaatcttatagaatctctcgaggaagttatcaggaaagtggatgaaggcaaggcagtggatattgtctacatggaccttagcaaggcacttgacagagtctcatatgggaggttgctcaagaaggttcagtcactcagcattcaagatgatatagtaaattggatgagacactgtctttgggagaagccacactgtggtagcagatggttgcctctctgaccggaggcctgtgactagtggtgtgcaatAGGGATCagttggatctgttgttgtttgtcatctatatcagtaatctgcatgatagtgtggttaactggatcagcaaatttgtggatgacaccaagattggtggtgtagtggacaacgaggaagactatcatggcttgcactgctatctggaccagctgagaaaatggtttgagaaatggaaaatggaatttaatgcagacaagtgtgagtaattgcactttggtatgatctaccaagggaggtctttcacagtgactggtcgggcacGGAGGAATGTTGTAGTAGAAAGGGACCTGTGAATACAAGtccttaattcactgaaagtggtatcacagttagatagggacggaaagaaagatttcagcccattggccttcatgaaccaaagtactgacaacaatagatggatgttatgttgatttATAGAAGACatcggtgaggccgaatttggagtattgtgtgctgttttggtcacctacctgcaggaaagatgtaaaattgaaagagttcagaggaaattcacaaggatgttgccaggtctggaggacttgggttattgggaaagattgaacaggtcaggactttattccttggaatgtagaagattgaggggagatttgattgtgatggaggggcatagatagggtaaatgcaagctggctttctccactgagattgggtgggactacaaccagaggccatgggttaagggtgaaaggtgaaacattaaggggaacatgagcggaaacttcttcacacagatggttatccgggtgtggaatgagcagccagcacaagtggtgcatgcgagcatgatttcaacatttaagaggtttgtatgggtacctggatggtagaggaatgggagtagacagtttaaattgtTCAACGCAAACTAGGTGGCCCAAAGGGTCTATGTTGTAactttctatgactgtgacaagaacctgaaatattacaaaaaatcACTCTAAGTACTCTTaacagctgtgcggaccaaccattcatctcggCAGGAAGTTTTtatatggcgttaaaactgtggcgctttaagttaataatacataaaagaaaatcccagctgcacgtcTTGAAAGACTATTTGCATGAtaatgtttcagttactgtggggccaggcacccatgcagctcagtaggaacagggaataataccaatggagagagtcaaactgagccaaggcatgaattggagatggcagaaatgccccattcttatagagacaggaagagcatcagggaattgatggtcattccagataccagcattgtgcccagtcagaagatgatttctctgtccaacttgggttcaacctcactgtaacagtgtgataccagatcaaaccgtggcaactcaagtaatctcatctgaaatgttgtccttcacccattgatggaatttgtaaatctttttacaggttaaaaacgagAAGGAATTTGCTCCAGGATTCTCAAACACGGCATGCCAGTTTTGCTGCCTCTGTCTAggtatttaagaagtggagcaagggattcaaacGACCATCCTTCTTGCTcagacagtggggagggattcactcggtcatttgACCAACTGGCATGCCCAACATTTGACAGAGGGGaaagaccgttcacctgctcagacagtgggaatggattcactcggtcatctcaattgaaggtacatcagcaggttcacactgggcaaggccattcatctgttctgtgtgtgagaaaggattcagtcggtcttcccacctgtggacacgcCAGTCAGTACACACCGGGCAGAGGCTTGTCATATGCTGAATTTCTGGGAaaggaattcactcagtcatctgacctagtggctcaccagtgagttcacaccggggagtggacgttcagctgctcagactctgggaagggattcacttggtcatctaacataatggctcaccagcgagttcacaccagggagcagccgttcacctgctcggactgcgggaagggattcactttgtcatttaagctactgacacaccagtcagttcacacaggagagaagccgttcacctgctcagtctgtgggaagggattcactcggtcatacaacctgcagagtcatcagcgagttcacacaggggagaagccgtacacctgctcagaatgtgggaagagattcactcagtcattctacctacagagacacctgcaaattcacactggggagaagctgttcacctgctcagtctgtgagaagagattcactcaccctTTCACCCTAcaaagacaccagcgagttcacactggggagaagccatttacctgctcagtctgtgagaagagatttaCTCACTGTTTCACCCTACaaagacaccagcaagttcacattggggagaagccgttcacctgctcagtctgtgggaagagattcactgattcatccaccctacagagtcaccatcgagttcacactggggagaagccattcacctgctcagaatgtgggaagggattcactcagtcatccaacctacagagtcatcagcgagttcacactggggagaagccatttacctgctcagaatgtgggaagggattcactcagttacacaacctacagagtcatcagcgagttcacactggggagaagccattcacatgcccagactgtgggaagggattcactcggtcatcccaactattgtcacaccggtcagttcacactggacagaagccattctcctgctcagaatgtgggaagggattcactcagtcatcccaactactggcacaccagtcagttcacattggagaaaggccattcacctgctcagtctgtgggaagggattcactcagtcatcccacctacagagtcatcaccaagttcacacaggggagaagccattcacctgctcagtctgtgggaagagattcactgcgtcatcccaactgaaggtacatcagcgggttcacactggggagaagccgttcacctgctcagtctgtgggaagggattctctcagtcatcccaactacagactcatcagcgagttcacactggggagaggccattcacctgctcagtctgtgggaagaggttcactcagtcatcccaactacagaatcatcagcgagttcacactggggagaagccgttcacctgctcagaatgtgggaaacgattcactcagtcatcccaactactggcacatcaGTCAGTACACAGTGGGGAGTGgtctttcacctgctcagaatgtgggaagggattcactcagtcatcccaactactagCACACCAGTCAGCTCACACTGGAGAGTGGCcactcacctgctcagaatgtgggaagggattcactcggtcatccaacctactggcacaccagtcagttcacacaggggagaggccattcagctgctcagaatgtgggaaaggattcactcatttATCCaagctactggcacaccagtcagttcacaccggggacagGCCATTCACGTGCTcggtctgtgagaagagattcactcagtcatcctacctacagagacatctgcgagttcacactggggagaagccattcaactgctcagaatgtgggaagagattcactcactcttccaccctacagagacatcagcaggTTCACACCGGGAAGAagctattcacctgctcagaatgtgggaaaggattcactcagtcatcccaactactggcacaccagtcagttcacaatggggagtggCCGTTGTTATGAATCCCTGGGTTTcctttgctgtggactgtcatcttaagagagagagagagagagatattaagGCGAATCAGTCTGACTTACGGCTTGTTTACATCGCTcgcagcttgtttagttttaaccgaggacacagacactcagagtcagacagagatgaaggagAAAAAAATGGAAGGATCGACATAGGGGAACtggtggccaagggtcactgtttagaactttccaatgcccacaagggtgggttaattatcgattcagcaaacgttgaatgtgtggttgtcacctcgtttgatccataggagtggatcggatttggggtatcctgtgaagaccacaCCCTTGCCTAGGTGTGGTGtggtaattcacttgaagacgatacgccttgtgacaagtcacttttGGAGATAATTCGTATGTCGATTTGG from the Mobula birostris isolate sMobBir1 chromosome 13, sMobBir1.hap1, whole genome shotgun sequence genome contains:
- the LOC140207647 gene encoding uncharacterized protein, with the translated sequence MAHQRVHTREQPFTCSDCGKGFTLSFKLLTHQSVHTGEKPFTCSVCGKGFTRSYNLQSHQRVHTGEKPYTCSECGKRFTQSFYLQRHLQIHTGEKLFTCSVCEKRFTHPFTLQRHQRVHTGEKPFTCSVCEKRFTHCFTLQRHQQVHIGEKPFTCSVCGKRFTDSSTLQSHHRVHTGEKPFTCSECGKGFTQSSNLQSHQRVHTGEKPFTCSECGKGFTQLHNLQSHQRVHTGEKPFTCPDCGKGFTRSSQLLSHRSVHTGQKPFSCSECGKGFTQSSQLLAHQSVHIGERPFTCSVCGKGFTQSSHLQSHHQVHTGEKPFTCSVCGKRFTASSQLKVHQRVHTGEKPFTCSVCGKGFSQSSQLQTHQRVHTGERPFTCSVCGKRFTQSSQLQNHQRVHTGEKPFTCSECGKRFTQSSQLLAHQSVHSGEWSFTCSECGKGFTQSSQLLAHQSAHTGEWPLTCSECGKGFTRSSNLLAHQSVHTGERPFSCSECGKGFTHLSKLLAHQSVHTGDRPFTCSVCEKRFTQSSYLQRHLRVHTGEKPFNCSECGKRFTHSSTLQRHQQVHTGKKLFTCSECGKGFTQSSQLLAHQSVHNGEWPLL